In a single window of the Streptomyces sp. NBC_00285 genome:
- a CDS encoding ROK family transcriptional regulator, producing the protein MTAPLHDAHPAGPGRGLPDTQQGMRRRNLARVMHAVSAEGPLSRAAVSSHIGLTRAAVSTLVDELIRSGLLEELGPERPGRVGRPGSALAVSGRGPAGIGAEIGVDHLAACAVDLRGQMRSRVVRYGANRGRSPEPVIAELTALVRQVVTEVEAEGLWPAGLAVAVPGLVARNARTVVRAPNLDWHDTDLGTLLPEDYPLTVGNEANFGALAELWLGESTPHDFLHVSAEIGIGAALVVDGQLLRGTRGFAGELGHVPVRPDGPRCPCGSRGCLEQYAGEEAVLRAAGLEPGEDRVGLLAQHAADGDEEVRGALREAGEALGIALTGAVNLLDPEAVVLGGALSGLAPWLLPSLQDELARRTAGPACPVTVSRLGSEGPLLGAAHSVVRAVLDDPAVVGERT; encoded by the coding sequence ATGACCGCACCGCTGCACGACGCCCACCCGGCGGGTCCCGGCCGCGGCCTGCCCGACACCCAGCAGGGCATGCGCCGCCGCAACCTGGCCCGGGTGATGCACGCCGTCAGTGCCGAAGGACCGCTGTCGCGTGCCGCGGTCTCCTCGCACATCGGTCTGACCCGGGCCGCGGTGTCGACCCTCGTCGACGAGCTCATACGCTCCGGGCTCCTCGAAGAGCTGGGCCCCGAGCGTCCCGGGAGGGTCGGCAGACCGGGTTCGGCCCTCGCCGTCAGCGGGCGCGGTCCGGCCGGGATAGGTGCCGAGATCGGCGTGGACCACCTCGCGGCCTGCGCGGTCGACCTGCGCGGACAGATGCGCTCACGCGTGGTGCGGTACGGCGCCAATCGCGGCCGCTCCCCCGAGCCGGTGATCGCCGAACTCACCGCCCTGGTACGCCAAGTGGTGACGGAGGTCGAGGCCGAGGGCCTGTGGCCGGCGGGTCTCGCGGTGGCGGTGCCCGGTCTGGTGGCGCGCAACGCCAGGACCGTCGTGCGCGCTCCCAACCTCGACTGGCACGACACGGACCTGGGCACCCTGCTGCCCGAGGACTACCCGCTGACCGTGGGCAACGAGGCCAACTTCGGTGCGCTGGCCGAACTCTGGCTCGGAGAAAGCACCCCCCACGACTTCCTGCACGTCTCGGCCGAGATCGGCATCGGTGCGGCCCTCGTGGTGGACGGACAACTGCTGCGCGGGACGCGGGGTTTCGCCGGCGAGCTCGGCCATGTGCCGGTCCGGCCGGACGGCCCCCGGTGCCCGTGCGGCAGTCGGGGCTGTCTGGAGCAGTACGCCGGTGAGGAGGCGGTGCTGCGGGCGGCCGGCCTGGAGCCGGGCGAGGACCGCGTCGGTCTGCTCGCCCAGCACGCGGCGGACGGCGACGAGGAGGTGCGAGGCGCGCTGCGCGAGGCGGGCGAGGCGCTCGGTATCGCGCTGACCGGAGCGGTCAACCTGCTGGACCCCGAAGCCGTGGTGCTGGGCGGCGCGTTGTCCGGGCTCGCGCCCTGGCTGCTGCCGTCGCTGCAGGACGAACTGGCCCGGCGCACGGCCGGCCCGGCCTGCCCGGTGACCGTGTCCCGGCTGGGTTCGGAGGGGCCGTTGCTCGGGGCCGCGCACTCGGTCGTGCGGGCTGTACTGGACGATCCCGCGGTTGTGGGCGAACGGACCTGA